One window of the Conexibacter sp. SYSU D00693 genome contains the following:
- the ychF gene encoding redox-regulated ATPase YchF: protein MKVGIVGMPNAGKSSLFNALTKAGAEAANYPFTTIEPNVAVVPVEDERMTKVADTVRASGIVWDTIDFHDIAGLVRGAHEGEGLGNQFLANIRETDAVVHVVRAHNDPNVIHSEGRVDPVGDIEIIETELVFADLEQVERRLERVVRSARGGDKAAVAEQAWLTEVQAALQEGKAARIVPMPDDVEAHQTVQLLTAKPVLFVANVDEGDDEVPAAIAEHAEAEGAVAVAISSRLEAELSELDDEEAATMRAELGVSESGLQRVVRGAFDLLRLIAFFTAGEGKPAQCWHLRNGLTAWHAAGEIHSDIQKGFVRAEVVGWEALVEAGGYAGARDRGTLRLEGRDYVMQDGDVLTVKFTP from the coding sequence ATGAAGGTCGGCATCGTCGGCATGCCCAACGCCGGCAAGTCCTCGCTGTTCAACGCGCTGACGAAGGCCGGCGCCGAGGCGGCGAACTACCCGTTCACGACGATCGAGCCCAACGTCGCCGTCGTGCCCGTGGAGGACGAGCGGATGACGAAGGTCGCCGACACCGTCCGCGCCTCGGGGATCGTCTGGGACACCATCGACTTCCACGACATCGCCGGGCTCGTCCGCGGCGCCCACGAGGGTGAGGGCCTGGGCAACCAGTTCCTGGCGAACATCCGCGAGACCGACGCCGTCGTCCACGTCGTGCGGGCCCACAACGACCCGAACGTCATCCACTCCGAGGGCCGCGTCGATCCCGTCGGCGACATCGAGATCATCGAGACCGAGCTGGTCTTCGCCGACCTCGAGCAGGTCGAGCGCCGGCTCGAGCGCGTCGTGCGCTCCGCCCGCGGCGGCGACAAGGCGGCGGTCGCCGAGCAGGCCTGGCTCACCGAGGTCCAGGCCGCGCTGCAGGAGGGCAAGGCCGCCCGCATCGTGCCGATGCCCGACGACGTCGAGGCCCACCAGACCGTCCAGCTGCTCACCGCCAAGCCGGTGCTCTTCGTCGCCAACGTCGACGAGGGCGACGACGAGGTCCCCGCCGCGATCGCCGAGCACGCGGAGGCCGAGGGGGCCGTCGCGGTGGCGATCTCGAGCCGCCTGGAGGCCGAGCTGTCCGAGCTCGACGACGAGGAGGCCGCGACGATGCGCGCCGAGCTGGGGGTCAGCGAGTCCGGCCTCCAGCGCGTGGTCCGCGGCGCGTTCGACCTCCTGCGCCTCATCGCGTTCTTCACCGCCGGCGAGGGCAAGCCGGCGCAGTGCTGGCACCTGCGCAACGGCCTCACCGCGTGGCACGCGGCGGGCGAGATCCACAGCGACATCCAGAAGGGCTTCGTCCGGGCCGAGGTCGTCGGCTGGGAGGCGCTCGTCGAGGCCGGCGGCTACGCCGGCGCCCGCGACCGGGGGACGCTGCGCCTCGAGGGCCGCGACTACGTGATGCAGGACGGCGACGTCCTCACGGTGAAGTTCACCCCGTAG
- a CDS encoding phosphatase PAP2 family protein: MARLPLAPEPAARRSLRARFAAGPVGRRVVAFDLVGFRLLRVTPRAEPAVRRFSACGEHAACWIAVGAVGAAVDRPRRERWLKALAIVALAYAINVVLKSVVRRKRPVIDGLPALIATPTKLSFPSSHAASSFAAARAYSALVPGAPLYATAAAMATSRVMLGVHYPSDVLCGAALGAGIGSLAR; the protein is encoded by the coding sequence GTGGCGCGTCTCCCCCTCGCCCCCGAGCCCGCCGCGCGGCGCTCCCTGCGCGCGCGGTTCGCCGCCGGCCCCGTCGGCCGGCGCGTCGTGGCGTTCGACCTCGTCGGCTTCCGGCTCCTGCGCGTCACCCCGCGTGCCGAGCCGGCGGTGCGTCGCTTCAGCGCCTGCGGCGAGCACGCCGCGTGCTGGATCGCCGTGGGGGCGGTCGGCGCCGCCGTGGACCGGCCGCGGCGCGAGCGCTGGCTCAAGGCGCTGGCCATCGTCGCCCTCGCCTACGCGATCAACGTCGTGCTCAAGTCGGTCGTCCGGCGCAAGCGCCCCGTGATCGACGGGCTGCCGGCGCTCATCGCCACCCCCACGAAGCTGTCGTTCCCCAGCTCGCACGCCGCGTCGTCGTTCGCCGCGGCGCGGGCCTACTCGGCCCTCGTCCCCGGCGCGCCGCTGTACGCGACCGCCGCGGCGATGGCCACCAGCCGGGTGATGCTCGGCGTCCACTACCCCTCTGACGTCCTCTGCGGCGCCGCCCTCGGCGCCGGGATCGGGAGCCTCGCGCGATGA
- a CDS encoding glycoside hydrolase family 2 protein yields MTRALGRMLVLVVALTCALTAHASAQEPRATPSPLEGAWQYLPDPQDQGRADGLQSGTTGEGWQPVEVPHLFDPRPDEGRFWGTVGWYRVRFRAPDAPAAQRWALRFGQVRRTAEVWLDGRRLGEHRDPYVPFDLPAGELGTGEHTLVVRVDNRKAKEPREGWWNWGGISKPVQLVPRGTVVADRPGLMPRRVCGEAGCRWRVLVDAELTGVGPGTARPQVGVQLRAPDGTVSGKAVETRPLSPGERTRVRFDVPVDGDAQLWQPGSPNLYSAVLRVRDGDTLVQEERKKVGLRTVEVKDGLLRLNGRPVELRGASIQEDAPGHGAALTDADVEWIVRELKALNANVTRAHYLLDERLLERFDEEGILVWSQAPIYHRDRLLETAAQRRTALDTVRGTVLGARSHPSVITHSVGNELSVIPDQVPGTRRFLLDARTLTRDLDPTLPASVDLLSYPGYDRQETYAKFPLLGINSYFGWYPGKKDRSTANIEDLGPFLRATQRKYPGAALIVTEFGAESTFDGPASVKETYAFQTDYVRRVLDVVERTPRIGGAIYWTLREFAVKPDWDGGAKRTGIPRDGIHNKGLITYEGQRKPAWDVLAADAQRTALWRGSTEVAEATGTRVPEGRGGLGDALPWLALVGGLIVLLGIPVWAFRGLMRDSRGGAGAPPPPTDLRGRQAAEEDREPVRSVA; encoded by the coding sequence GTGACCCGTGCCCTCGGCCGGATGCTCGTGCTCGTGGTCGCGCTCACCTGCGCGCTGACGGCGCACGCCTCCGCCCAGGAGCCGCGGGCGACGCCCAGCCCCCTCGAGGGCGCCTGGCAGTACCTGCCCGACCCGCAGGACCAGGGCCGCGCCGACGGCCTGCAGAGCGGGACGACCGGCGAGGGCTGGCAGCCCGTCGAGGTGCCCCACCTCTTCGACCCGCGCCCGGACGAAGGGCGCTTCTGGGGCACGGTCGGCTGGTACCGCGTCCGCTTCCGGGCGCCCGACGCGCCGGCCGCCCAGCGCTGGGCGCTGCGCTTCGGCCAGGTCCGCCGGACGGCCGAGGTCTGGCTCGACGGCCGCCGCCTCGGCGAGCACCGCGACCCCTATGTCCCGTTCGACCTCCCGGCCGGCGAGCTCGGGACGGGCGAGCACACGCTCGTCGTGCGCGTCGACAACCGCAAGGCCAAGGAGCCCCGCGAGGGCTGGTGGAACTGGGGCGGGATCAGCAAGCCCGTGCAGCTCGTCCCGCGCGGGACCGTCGTCGCCGACCGCCCCGGCCTCATGCCGCGCCGCGTCTGCGGCGAGGCGGGCTGCCGGTGGCGGGTGCTCGTCGACGCCGAGCTCACGGGCGTCGGTCCCGGGACGGCCCGGCCGCAGGTCGGCGTCCAGCTGCGCGCGCCCGACGGCACGGTCTCCGGCAAGGCCGTCGAGACCCGCCCGCTGTCGCCGGGCGAGCGCACGCGCGTGCGCTTCGACGTCCCGGTCGACGGCGACGCCCAGCTCTGGCAGCCCGGCTCGCCCAACCTCTACAGCGCGGTGCTGCGCGTCCGCGACGGCGACACGCTCGTGCAGGAGGAGCGCAAGAAGGTCGGCCTGCGCACCGTCGAGGTCAAGGACGGCCTGCTGCGCCTCAACGGCCGCCCCGTCGAGCTGCGCGGCGCGTCGATCCAGGAGGACGCGCCCGGCCACGGCGCGGCCCTGACCGACGCCGACGTCGAGTGGATCGTCCGCGAGCTCAAGGCGCTCAACGCGAACGTCACCCGCGCGCACTACCTGCTCGACGAGCGCCTGCTCGAGCGCTTCGACGAGGAGGGCATCCTCGTCTGGTCCCAGGCGCCGATCTACCACCGCGACCGCCTCCTGGAGACCGCCGCCCAGCGCCGCACCGCGCTGGACACCGTCCGCGGCACGGTCCTCGGCGCGCGCAGCCACCCGTCGGTGATCACCCACTCGGTGGGCAACGAGCTGTCGGTGATCCCCGACCAGGTGCCGGGCACGCGCCGCTTCCTGCTCGACGCGCGGACGCTCACCCGCGACCTCGACCCGACGCTGCCCGCGTCCGTCGACCTCCTCAGCTACCCCGGCTACGACCGCCAGGAGACCTACGCGAAGTTCCCGCTGCTCGGGATCAACTCGTACTTCGGCTGGTACCCCGGCAAGAAGGACCGCTCGACCGCGAACATCGAGGACCTCGGGCCGTTCCTGCGCGCGACGCAGCGCAAGTACCCCGGGGCGGCGCTCATCGTCACCGAGTTCGGTGCGGAGTCCACCTTCGACGGGCCCGCGTCGGTCAAGGAGACCTACGCCTTCCAGACCGACTACGTGCGCCGCGTGCTCGACGTCGTCGAGCGCACGCCGCGCATCGGCGGGGCGATCTACTGGACACTGCGGGAGTTCGCCGTCAAGCCCGACTGGGATGGCGGCGCCAAGCGCACCGGCATCCCCCGCGACGGCATCCACAACAAGGGCCTCATCACCTACGAGGGCCAGCGCAAGCCGGCCTGGGACGTCCTGGCGGCCGACGCGCAGCGCACGGCGCTGTGGCGCGGCTCCACCGAGGTCGCCGAGGCGACCGGCACCCGCGTGCCCGAGGGCCGCGGCGGTCTCGGCGACGCGCTGCCGTGGCTGGCGCTCGTCGGCGGCCTGATCGTCCTGCTCGGGATCCCGGTGTGGGCGTTCCGGGGCCTGATGCGCGACTCGCGCGGCGGCGCCGGAGCGCCGCCGCCGCCGACGGACCTCCGCGGCCGCCAGGCGGCCGAGGAGGACCGCGAGCCGGTCCGCTCGGTCGCCTAG
- a CDS encoding GlsB/YeaQ/YmgE family stress response membrane protein, translated as MLTYLLLLALTGLIVGGLARLALPGPDPMGVLATIGLGLAGSFIAGLIVYAIAGDDGRGPGILLSVLCATGLMYLVRRSRGQGLESTRRRPGHMAR; from the coding sequence ATGCTGACCTACCTGCTGCTGCTGGCGCTCACGGGCCTGATCGTCGGCGGCCTCGCGCGCCTCGCGCTGCCCGGCCCCGACCCGATGGGGGTGCTGGCGACGATCGGCCTCGGCCTCGCCGGCTCGTTCATCGCCGGCCTCATCGTCTACGCGATCGCCGGCGACGACGGCCGCGGCCCCGGGATCCTGCTCAGCGTCCTGTGCGCGACCGGGCTGATGTACCTCGTGCGCCGCAGCCGCGGCCAGGGCCTGGAGTCGACCCGGCGCCGGCCGGGCCACATGGCGCGCTAG
- a CDS encoding 5'-3' exonuclease, translated as MAPAAGPLLAVDAPSLLYRAFFALPDSIKGPDGRPRNALLGCANLLLQAHERFGPRATVLCFGEEAAHYRVELFEGYHADRPPMPDDLEHQWRMAREFFEAFGFLVHRHDELEADDLLGAYARVETEAGGTAMLFTGDRDMFQCVSASVRVLWPGGKEGPQPIDVAGVRARYGIEPSQVPDFIALRGDPSDGIPGAKGIGEKTARDLLSEHGSLDALLELPISLKPRVRGTLETQRDELLAFRRMATLQPVDVERPADAPLDAQRAAAMAEEHGMARLASRLTGLR; from the coding sequence ATGGCCCCCGCCGCCGGACCGCTGCTCGCCGTCGACGCGCCGTCCCTGCTCTACCGCGCGTTCTTCGCGCTGCCCGACTCGATCAAGGGCCCCGACGGCCGTCCGCGCAACGCCCTGCTGGGCTGCGCCAACCTCCTGCTCCAGGCGCACGAGCGCTTCGGCCCGCGGGCGACGGTCCTGTGCTTCGGGGAGGAGGCCGCCCACTACCGCGTCGAGCTGTTCGAGGGCTACCACGCCGACCGACCGCCGATGCCCGACGACCTCGAGCACCAGTGGCGCATGGCGCGCGAGTTCTTCGAGGCCTTCGGCTTCCTCGTGCACCGCCACGACGAGCTCGAGGCCGACGACCTCCTCGGCGCCTACGCCCGGGTGGAGACCGAGGCCGGCGGCACCGCGATGCTCTTCACGGGCGACCGGGACATGTTCCAGTGCGTCTCGGCGTCCGTACGGGTCCTGTGGCCCGGCGGCAAGGAGGGCCCGCAGCCCATCGACGTCGCCGGCGTCCGCGCGCGCTACGGCATCGAGCCCTCCCAGGTGCCGGACTTCATCGCCCTGCGCGGCGATCCCAGCGACGGGATCCCGGGCGCCAAGGGCATCGGCGAGAAGACCGCGCGCGACCTGCTCAGCGAGCACGGGTCCCTCGACGCCCTGCTCGAGCTGCCCATCTCGCTCAAGCCCCGCGTGCGCGGGACGCTGGAGACCCAGCGCGACGAGCTGCTCGCCTTCCGCCGCATGGCGACGCTCCAGCCGGTGGACGTGGAGCGCCCGGCCGACGCGCCGCTCGACGCGCAGCGCGCCGCTGCGATGGCCGAGGAGCACGGCATGGCCCGCTTGGCATCGAGGTTGACCGGTTTGCGGTGA